Proteins from a single region of Nakamurella deserti:
- a CDS encoding carboxymuconolactone decarboxylase family protein, with translation MTDTLVHPAAATEYVARQQLARVPITPPPGRLWSLAGRIGRRMYGDIPDNGWALARNRRVLFGILGFERRVASWKALDPQLKTLATLTAAVEIGCSWCVDFGWFLAEKDGLDLAKLQHVRQWRDSPLYSPVERAVIEFAEAMTATPPAVTDAMVAALRAELGDAATIELTAVVALENQRSRMNAALGLVAQGFSAACRLPGH, from the coding sequence ATGACCGACACGCTCGTCCACCCCGCCGCCGCCACCGAGTACGTCGCCCGGCAGCAGCTCGCGCGGGTACCCATCACCCCGCCGCCCGGCCGGTTGTGGTCGCTGGCCGGCCGGATCGGCCGCCGGATGTACGGCGACATCCCCGACAACGGCTGGGCCCTGGCCCGCAACCGCCGGGTGCTGTTCGGCATCCTCGGCTTCGAACGCCGGGTCGCGTCGTGGAAGGCGCTGGATCCACAGCTGAAGACGCTGGCCACGCTGACCGCGGCCGTGGAGATCGGCTGCAGCTGGTGCGTGGACTTCGGCTGGTTCCTGGCCGAGAAGGACGGGCTGGACCTGGCGAAGCTGCAGCACGTCCGGCAGTGGCGGGACAGCCCCCTCTACAGCCCCGTCGAACGCGCCGTCATCGAGTTCGCCGAGGCCATGACGGCGACGCCGCCGGCCGTCACCGACGCGATGGTGGCCGCCCTGCGGGCCGAGCTCGGTGACGCCGCGACGATCGAGCTGACCGCCGTCGTCGCCCTGGAGAACCAGCGGTCACGGATGAACGCGGCCCTCGGCCTGGTCGCGCAGGGATTCTCGGCGGCCTGTCGACTGCCCGGACACTGA
- a CDS encoding RNA polymerase sigma-70 factor yields MSAAERRFTEHRSLLFTVAYEMLGSAADAEDVVQEVWVRWSAAHADAGATGADEIVHPRAYLVRITTRLALNRMRTTARRREDYIGPWLPEPLLTVPDVLDDVVLAESVSMALLVVLESLAPPERAVFVLREVFGYDYDEIAAAVDKSPAAVRQIAHRARAHVQARRPRFDTDPQVVRQVMTGFQQSLHTGDVQGLMDLMAPEVVLLSDGGGKRQAARNPVVGPWNVARFMVGIAGKADPDTVLEVVQVNGAPAWRITTGAALYGVFQLVVADGLIRQLLLVANPDKLSGLSGGVGPLDLPARSPGP; encoded by the coding sequence ATGAGCGCCGCCGAACGCCGGTTCACCGAACACCGGTCGCTGCTGTTCACGGTCGCCTACGAGATGCTCGGCTCCGCCGCGGACGCCGAGGACGTCGTGCAGGAGGTGTGGGTGCGGTGGTCGGCCGCGCACGCCGACGCCGGTGCGACCGGAGCCGACGAGATCGTGCATCCCCGCGCCTACCTCGTGCGGATCACCACCCGGCTGGCGCTGAACCGGATGCGGACCACGGCCCGCCGCCGGGAGGACTACATCGGCCCGTGGCTGCCGGAGCCGCTGCTCACCGTGCCCGACGTGCTCGACGACGTGGTGCTCGCCGAGTCGGTGTCGATGGCGCTGCTGGTGGTGCTGGAGTCGCTCGCACCGCCCGAGCGGGCGGTGTTCGTGCTGCGCGAGGTGTTCGGCTACGACTACGACGAGATCGCCGCGGCGGTGGACAAGAGCCCCGCCGCGGTGCGCCAGATCGCGCACCGGGCGCGCGCACACGTGCAGGCACGCCGCCCCCGCTTCGACACCGACCCGCAGGTCGTGCGGCAGGTCATGACGGGTTTCCAGCAGTCGCTGCACACCGGCGACGTGCAGGGGCTGATGGACCTGATGGCGCCGGAGGTCGTGCTGCTGTCCGACGGTGGCGGCAAACGACAGGCCGCCCGCAATCCGGTGGTGGGCCCGTGGAACGTGGCCCGTTTCATGGTCGGGATCGCCGGCAAGGCCGACCCGGACACCGTTCTGGAGGTCGTCCAGGTCAACGGGGCGCCGGCGTGGCGGATCACCACCGGTGCAGCGCTGTACGGGGTGTTCCAGCTCGTGGTCGCCGACGGGCTGATCCGGCAGCTGTTGCTGGTGGCCAACCCCGACAAGCTGTCCGGTCTGTCCGGCGGCGTCGGCCCTCTCGACCTGCCGGCGCGGTCACCGGGTCCGTGA